In the genome of Candidatus Bathyarchaeota archaeon, the window GACTAATCCGCCGTAGAACCCCTCCAGTATGGTTATGTGGAACATCACCTGCTCCACCCTATCCACGTCTATGGCCGATGCGAAGAGCATCCCTCCAGCCTCAGCCATTACACCCTTCATATGTTCGAGCTCCGAGAAGAACGTCTTGATGAGCATTATATCCACGAAGAGGAATATGAAGAAGGCTATGTAGACTATGGTTATGTAGGGTCGGATCTGGCTGCGCCTCTCCCTCTCCACCGTCTGGAGCTCATTTATGTGGCGGCTCACGGTCTCAAGGATCTCCTGGATCTCGCCCCCAGCCCGGCTTATCTCAGATATGAGGATCGCCGTCCTCCTAGCCAGCCTCGTGTTAACCCTCTCCGCGAACCTCTTCAAGGCCTCCTCGAGGCTGAGCCCCCATGAGAGGTGCGCCACGATCCTTTTAAGCTCCCCGGATAAAGGCCCATACTTCCTCCTGCTGGCCAACTCGATGGCCCTAGTCAAGGTTACACCCGTCCTACCCGCCTCGGAGAGCTCCCTGAGAAACTTCGGTATGGCGTTGTCCACGGAGCTCCTCCACCTACTGTCCAGGAGGTTCACCACTGCCGGGGGGAATATGGC includes:
- a CDS encoding type II secretion system F family protein, with protein sequence MMRVPDREKRVTWMVSAAIGVTLGLTALVNVLYLKAPLVLTVDELMFLALMVAIFPPAVVNLLDSRWRSSVDNAIPKFLRELSEAGRTGVTLTRAIELASRRKYGPLSGELKRIVAHLSWGLSLEEALKRFAERVNTRLARRTAILISEISRAGGEIQEILETVSRHINELQTVERERRSQIRPYITIVYIAFFIFLFVDIMLIKTFFSELEHMKGVMAEAGGMLFASAIDVDRVEQVMFHITILEGFYGGLVAGKMGEGSIGAGLKHSLAMMAIGFLAFYLIVWGGAAPP